A region from the Drosophila ananassae strain 14024-0371.13 chromosome 2L, ASM1763931v2, whole genome shotgun sequence genome encodes:
- the LOC6494501 gene encoding uncharacterized protein LOC6494501, with the protein MTAGKSEKEAAGQLLDALYLDMFHLIEEHTQCRVNLERSNASGAILLARTRFQHGGSNSVSTAQIPTENSSEFNALCRIVDSADGNGISVQRQAVDKNNGFVEPLNWFSVLPPMSLRNAATKFKDCIELVAESTNLQRQLGEVLGWIAKLRQSPVLQ; encoded by the exons ATGACTGCCGGAAAGAGTGAAAAGGAGGCTGCAGGACAGCTACTGGATGCATTGTACCTAGACATGTTTCACCTGATTGAAGAGCACACCCAATGTCGCGTTAACCTGGAAAGGTCCAACGCTAGTGGAGCTATTCTGCTGGCTCGGACTAGATTTCAACACGGAGGCAGTAACTCCGTCTCCACGGCGCAGATACCCACGGAGAATAGCTCCGAGTTTAATGCCCTGTGCCGTATAGTGGACTCGGCGGACGGAAACGGGATTAGCGTGCAGCGACAGGCAGTGGACAAGAACAACGGCTTCGTGGAGCCCCTTAATTGGTTCTC AGTTTTACCACCGATGAGTTTACGGAATGCTGCAACTAAATTTAAGGATTGCATCGAGCTGGTGGCAGAGAGCACAAACCTTCAACGGCAGCTGGGAGAAGTTCTTGGATGGATCGCTAAGCTACGGCAGAGTCCGGTGCTGCAATAA